In the genome of Vanacampus margaritifer isolate UIUO_Vmar chromosome 1, RoL_Vmar_1.0, whole genome shotgun sequence, one region contains:
- the lrtm1 gene encoding leucine-rich repeat and transmembrane domain-containing protein 1: MRVILVCCLLSLLSLSRACPKECSCNTNTKSVDCRGRGLYDIPRRLHPDTQELYLQDNRIRGLGSMAFREIPFVRILDLSNNSITSVSPTALLGLRTLQHLSLAYNSLRELDKRLFGPIHSLSHLDLSHNSLWGLPGAMGENLRNLSHLGLAHNRLTRLDRSLLEALARLDSLTLRGNPWRCDCHLIGLKLWLESYLFKGGVMDEVLCSQPIEMRDRDLQKVPYQLFHACMTTSYHYLFANIHHLESERLLRGHMHGNHAHPSSHALHVPMAMGEGFGGGGGNIPECEPKQRHRPVNLRYAIATVIITGVVCGIVCLMMLAAAVYGCAYAAIMAKYQRELKKNEQLAEARAADHARLDEKEPLENAIA, from the exons AAGAGTGCAGCTGCAACACAAACACCAAATCTGTGGACTGCCGGGGTCGAGGCTTATACGACATTCCCCGACGATTACATCCGGATACTCAAGAATTGTATCTCCAAGACAATCGCATCAGAGGCCTCGGATCGATGGCTTTTCGAGAAATTCCCTTTGTTCGCATTCTCGATCTATCAAATAATTCCATAACATCTGTTTCCCCAACTGCTCTTCTGGGGCTCAGAACTCTGCAGCATCTCAGTCTCGCCTACAACAGCCTACGAGAGCTTGATAAGCGGTTGTTTGGACCCATTCACTCACTTTCACACCTTGACCTTTCACACAACAG CCTGTGGGGTTTGCCCGGAGCCATGGGAGAAAATCTGAGGAACCTGAGCCACCTGGGACTCGCCCACAACAGGCTAACGCGATTAGACCGATCGCTGCTGGAGGCCTTGGCCCGCCTGGACAGTCTCACGCTACGAGGCAACCCGTGGAGGTGTGACTGCCATCTTATAGGCCTCAAACTGTGGTTGGAGTCTTACCTCTTCAAAG GTGGCGTGATGGATGAGGTGCTTTGCAGCCAGCCCATAGAGATGAGGGACAGAGATCTGCAGAAGGTCCCTTACCAGCTCTTCCACGCCTGCATGACCACAAGCTACCATTACTTATTTGCCAACATTCATCATCTGGAATCGGAAAGGCTGCTGCGAGGTCACATGCACGGCAACCATGCTCATCCTTCAAGCCATGCGCTCCATGTCCCCATGGCAATGGGGGAGGGATTTGGTGGCGGGGGAGGTAATATCCCAGAGTGCGAGCCTAAGCAAAGGCACCGGCCAGTCAACTTACGCTATGCCATCGCCACCGTGATCATCACCGGAGTCGTGTGTGGCATCGTGTGTCTGATGATGCTGGCAGCGGCGGTATACGGTTGCGCCTACGCTGCCATCATGGCCAAATATCAGCGGGAGCTGAAGAAAAACGAGCAGTTGGCAGAGGCCCGTGCGGCCGATCATGCCAGGCTGGACGAGAAGGAACCATTGGAGAATGCCATCGCCTAG